A single Sporosarcina sp. FSL W8-0480 DNA region contains:
- a CDS encoding DegV family protein, translating to MTKKPIAWITDSTAFITEELKQNPDFYSIPLNIHFGEKQFVDGVDLTPSQLYENIKNATEFPKTSQPSAGEFAEKFKRISENYEQAIAVHVSSELSGTLASSMAGAEIAEFPITFIDSLSVSYGLTGLIEKGMELQDSGASVIEIKESLDKIAGSLNNFILIGQLEQLYKGGRMNGVQFFLGSLLKVKPVIQITTDGKLEAIEKVRSEKKALQYLVDKVLEGHPTGEGKIYLMQGNVLEQAKQLKQMIIDKAPEIGVEIGDISSTLAVHAGEGTLAVLWY from the coding sequence ATGACTAAAAAACCGATTGCATGGATTACTGACAGTACTGCATTCATTACTGAAGAATTGAAACAAAACCCCGATTTTTATTCGATACCACTAAATATACATTTCGGGGAAAAACAATTTGTGGACGGTGTCGACCTTACACCGAGCCAATTATACGAAAATATTAAGAACGCAACTGAGTTTCCAAAAACATCACAACCTTCAGCAGGGGAATTTGCTGAGAAGTTCAAAAGGATTTCGGAAAACTATGAACAAGCAATTGCCGTTCATGTTTCATCCGAGTTAAGCGGAACACTCGCCTCTTCGATGGCAGGCGCTGAAATTGCTGAATTCCCAATAACGTTCATTGATTCCCTATCTGTTTCTTACGGCCTTACAGGTTTAATTGAAAAAGGGATGGAGTTACAGGATTCCGGAGCTTCTGTCATTGAAATCAAGGAAAGTCTTGATAAGATTGCAGGGTCATTAAATAACTTCATTCTTATCGGTCAATTGGAACAGCTATACAAAGGCGGGCGGATGAATGGCGTCCAATTTTTCCTTGGCAGCCTTTTAAAAGTGAAGCCAGTTATTCAAATTACAACCGATGGCAAATTAGAAGCGATTGAAAAAGTACGTTCGGAAAAGAAAGCGCTTCAATACTTGGTTGATAAAGTGCTTGAAGGGCATCCAACAGGCGAGGGCAAAATTTACTTGATGCAAGGTAATGTGTTAGAGCAAGCCAAGCAGTTGAAGCAAATGATTATCGATAAAGCCCCAGAAATCGGGGTAGAAATCGGGGATATTAGCTCCACACTCGCTGTCCATGCCGGCGAAGGAACGCTTGCAGTATTGTGGTATTAA
- a CDS encoding amidase domain-containing protein: protein MYNREAAVRYADQWWNGRNPAFPSFDVDCTNYISQCLLAGGAPMHGYPNRERGWWLQGGTWSFSWSVSHSLHWYVAASKKGLTAKKVSSPYELDLGDLIFYDFQGDGRYDHSTIVTAKDINGAPLVNAHTYDAYHRTWDYKDSYAWRENAKYAFFKINDQFS from the coding sequence TTGTACAATCGAGAGGCAGCGGTACGGTACGCGGATCAATGGTGGAATGGCAGGAATCCGGCATTTCCTTCATTCGATGTCGACTGTACGAATTATATTTCGCAATGCTTGCTTGCAGGTGGGGCGCCTATGCATGGGTATCCGAACCGTGAGCGGGGCTGGTGGTTGCAAGGCGGGACTTGGAGCTTCAGCTGGTCGGTTTCGCACTCATTACATTGGTATGTGGCAGCATCGAAAAAAGGGTTGACCGCAAAGAAGGTAAGTTCACCTTATGAGTTGGATTTAGGGGATCTTATTTTCTATGATTTCCAGGGGGACGGGAGATACGATCATTCGACGATTGTCACCGCAAAGGACATTAACGGTGCACCACTTGTCAATGCACACACGTATGATGCCTATCATCGGACGTGGGATTACAAGGATTCGTACGCTTGGCGGGAAAATGCGAAATATGCATTCTTTAAAATTAATGATCAGTTCTCTTAA
- a CDS encoding DUF2804 domain-containing protein: MLNPEAIGYARRPLIISNLKGHFMRKKKWNNWCVFGEDLLFSATISHLDYAAVCFVYILDYETQRFYEKQIVLPIGRKVKMPEEVLDSVKFVNERISVQLVHMQGETHLSVTIPDFDNEVLHADLHILHPEHDDSLNVVIPWKRDLFQFTAKHHSLPTTGFVKIGDKRYNFNPEYSFAVLDFGRGVWPRDAEWNWAMASQRLGGRRIGLNFGGKWTDGTGMTENAIFVDGEMTKVHEDVIFTYNPENFMHPWHIRTKFSDQVDMTFSPFFERTARTNAQLIQTNVHQLVGYFNGRVKLHDGSFLRIRQMLGCTEEHRAKW, encoded by the coding sequence ATGCTGAATCCTGAAGCGATTGGATATGCCCGCCGTCCGCTCATTATAAGCAATTTAAAGGGCCATTTTATGCGGAAAAAGAAATGGAATAATTGGTGTGTGTTTGGCGAGGATCTTCTTTTTTCTGCAACAATCAGCCATCTCGATTACGCAGCAGTTTGCTTTGTCTATATTCTTGACTACGAAACGCAGCGTTTCTATGAGAAGCAGATTGTACTACCGATTGGCCGAAAAGTGAAGATGCCGGAGGAAGTACTGGACAGTGTGAAATTCGTCAATGAACGGATTTCTGTTCAGCTTGTGCATATGCAAGGAGAGACCCACCTATCCGTTACAATCCCAGATTTTGATAATGAAGTGCTACACGCCGATTTGCATATCTTACATCCTGAGCATGACGACTCCCTCAACGTTGTCATCCCATGGAAAAGGGATCTGTTTCAGTTTACGGCGAAGCATCATTCATTGCCTACGACCGGTTTTGTAAAGATTGGGGATAAACGCTACAATTTCAATCCGGAGTATAGCTTTGCCGTCCTTGACTTTGGACGCGGAGTTTGGCCACGCGATGCAGAGTGGAATTGGGCAATGGCTTCCCAACGCTTAGGCGGCCGCCGAATCGGACTGAACTTCGGGGGCAAGTGGACAGATGGAACAGGTATGACTGAGAATGCTATATTTGTGGATGGCGAAATGACGAAGGTTCATGAGGATGTCATTTTTACGTATAATCCGGAAAACTTTATGCATCCTTGGCATATTCGAACGAAGTTTTCCGATCAAGTCGACATGACATTTTCTCCATTTTTCGAACGAACAGCGAGGACGAATGCGCAGCTTATCCAAACAAATGTCCATCAGTTAGTCGGCTATTTCAATGGCCGTGTCAAGTTGCACGACGGTTCATTTCTCCGCATCCGACAAATGTTGGGCTGCACGGAAGAGCATCGTGC